Proteins found in one Mycoplasmopsis bovigenitalium genomic segment:
- the rpmF gene encoding 50S ribosomal protein L32 produces the protein MAIVPKRKTSKQRKHKRRTHHALIPQNLVDCKNCSNKIQQHKVCQFCGFYKEKIVEGYKSINSRTQ, from the coding sequence ATGGCTATAGTTCCAAAACGTAAAACGTCTAAACAACGTAAACATAAAAGACGTACACACCATGCGTTAATTCCACAAAACCTTGTAGACTGCAAAAATTGTTCAAACAAAATTCAACAACACAAAGTTTGCCAATTCTGTGGCTTTTATAAAGAAAAAATCGTTGAAGGTTACAAAAGTATCAATTCACGTACCCAATAA
- a CDS encoding aromatic motif membrane protein: MNKLNNLLTKLSLPLIISTPILTVSCASYDYSKLKSERPSGFDYVPKIIDQSQIKTDKIIESILNQQFKNDEVGKTEFIKSQENNELLLQELAAISKEYSRSMKQETIAKFNDFYTKNWMFLLKNIDKLTWKYTNWWTLEPKGNAKHSESFIENLDNKEIQNDFKFTNNYLDKLEVGDESRESPDDVFYLKKDKLIIRMFITRQQGTKKVIFDKFIYFPWARNNNIAIKLISDIVHNAIIHHNQEGYNSFEHDLVVNYGLPELGVLILGDKNEI; this comes from the coding sequence ATGAATAAGCTTAACAATTTATTGACAAAATTATCATTGCCATTAATAATTTCAACCCCAATTTTAACCGTATCTTGTGCTTCTTATGACTATTCAAAACTAAAATCTGAACGCCCTTCAGGTTTTGATTATGTGCCTAAAATCATTGACCAAAGTCAAATTAAAACAGATAAAATTATCGAGAGTATCCTAAATCAACAATTCAAAAATGATGAAGTTGGTAAAACAGAGTTTATAAAATCACAAGAGAATAATGAATTACTTTTACAAGAATTAGCTGCTATTTCTAAAGAATATTCTCGCTCTATGAAACAAGAAACTATTGCTAAATTCAATGATTTTTACACAAAAAATTGAATGTTTTTGTTAAAAAACATTGATAAATTGACTTGAAAATACACTAATTGATGAACGCTTGAACCTAAAGGAAATGCTAAGCATTCAGAAAGTTTTATTGAAAATCTTGATAATAAAGAAATTCAAAATGATTTTAAATTCACTAATAATTACCTTGACAAACTTGAAGTAGGTGACGAATCAAGAGAATCACCAGATGATGTTTTTTACTTGAAAAAGGATAAGCTAATTATTAGAATGTTTATAACTCGTCAACAAGGTACAAAAAAAGTTATTTTTGATAAATTCATCTATTTCCCTTGAGCCAGAAACAACAATATTGCTATAAAACTTATCTCCGATATTGTTCATAATGCAATTATTCACCACAACCAAGAAGGATATAATAGCTTTGAACACGATCTTGTTGTTAACTATGGATTGCCTGAACTTGGTGTGTTAATTTTAGGGGATAAAAATGAAATTTAA
- the metK gene encoding methionine adenosyltransferase gives MNKKLFTSESVGQGHPDKVCDQISDAILDAYIFQDKYARVAIETVATGNVLLIGGEVYASANVDAVEIAKNILIKLGYYSEQLKIITDIKKQSSDISQGVALENNEIGAGDQGIMFGYATTETKTYMPLAISIAHDLVKYADKLRIEGKFKWAKADMKSQVTVDYTDYEETKIDTVLMSIQHDENYDEKEFKKFVKNNIISIVLEKYGFKNCDKILINPTGRFVIGGPVGDTGLTGRKIIVDTYGGAARHGGGAFSGKDCTKVDRSAAYACRWIAKNLVAARLAERIEIQVSYAIGISKPVSVSVYTFGTEKVERDLIKEVINNLFDLRPAAIIEQLELRNPIYQQTSYFGHFGRDDLDLPWERLNKVKEIEEYVKERIF, from the coding sequence ATGAATAAAAAATTATTTACTTCCGAAAGTGTTGGCCAAGGACACCCTGATAAAGTTTGTGATCAAATTTCTGATGCAATTTTAGACGCATATATTTTTCAAGATAAATATGCGCGAGTAGCAATTGAAACCGTTGCTACTGGTAATGTTTTATTAATTGGCGGTGAGGTTTATGCAAGCGCCAATGTAGATGCAGTTGAAATTGCTAAAAATATTTTAATTAAATTAGGTTACTATTCAGAGCAATTAAAAATTATTACAGACATTAAAAAACAAAGTTCAGACATTAGCCAAGGTGTTGCACTAGAAAATAATGAAATTGGCGCAGGCGACCAAGGTATTATGTTTGGCTATGCAACTACCGAAACAAAAACATATATGCCTCTAGCTATTTCGATTGCACATGACCTTGTAAAATATGCTGATAAATTGAGAATTGAAGGCAAGTTTAAGTGAGCGAAAGCTGATATGAAGAGTCAAGTTACTGTTGATTATACTGATTATGAAGAAACAAAAATTGATACTGTTTTAATGTCAATACAACATGATGAAAATTATGATGAAAAAGAATTCAAAAAATTTGTGAAAAACAATATTATTTCAATTGTTTTGGAAAAATATGGATTCAAAAATTGTGACAAAATTTTAATTAATCCTACCGGCAGATTTGTTATTGGCGGGCCAGTTGGGGACACTGGATTAACAGGCAGAAAAATTATAGTTGATACATATGGAGGCGCAGCTAGACATGGCGGCGGAGCATTTAGCGGGAAGGATTGTACAAAAGTTGATAGATCTGCTGCATATGCTTGCCGTTGAATAGCTAAAAATTTAGTAGCCGCAAGACTTGCGGAACGAATTGAGATACAAGTTTCTTATGCGATAGGAATTTCTAAACCAGTTTCAGTAAGTGTTTATACTTTTGGAACAGAAAAAGTTGAAAGAGATCTTATTAAAGAAGTTATAAACAATTTGTTTGATCTAAGACCAGCTGCTATTATTGAACAATTGGAATTAAGAAATCCAATTTATCAACAAACTAGTTATTTTGGCCACTTTGGTAGAGATGATTTAGATCTTCCGTGAGAGAGATTGAACAAAGTCAAAGAAATAGAAGAATATGTTAAAGAAAGAATTTTCTAA
- the eno gene encoding phosphopyruvate hydratase encodes MSKIIDIYAREILDSRGNPTIAVQVVTELDAIGVAMVPSGASTGTREACELRDKEFPEFADNWFGGKGVMKAVTNVNEIIAPEIIGFEVSDQRGIDLRMIELDGTKNKTKLGANAILGVSLAVARAAANECGLPLYKYIGGTNARTLPVPMLNVMNGGAHSSNTVDMQEFMIMPVGAKSFREALQMANKVFHNLGKLLKKEHGTTVGDEGGYAPNLKSHEEVLDYMVQAIKAAGLVPATSGDKAVAIAMDPASSEFYDEKSKKYVFKKLKQAIEEKRPGFEHLKDVKLEYTTEEMVDYYEKLVNQYPIISIEDGLAESDWDGFKLMKKRLGDRLQIVGDDLTVTNQEILREAIKKDVMNSILIKLNQIGSLTETLDTMELAHKAGFTCVVSHRSGETEDTTIADLAVALNTGQIKTGSLSRTDRIAKYNRLLEIEDELGETSKFDGDKTYFNLKRHV; translated from the coding sequence ATGTCGAAAATTATTGATATTTATGCAAGAGAAATATTGGATTCAAGAGGCAATCCAACAATAGCTGTTCAAGTTGTAACAGAATTAGATGCAATTGGTGTTGCAATGGTTCCTTCTGGAGCTTCAACTGGCACTAGAGAGGCTTGTGAATTAAGAGACAAAGAATTTCCTGAATTTGCTGATAACTGATTTGGTGGCAAAGGTGTTATGAAAGCCGTTACAAATGTTAACGAAATTATTGCACCAGAAATTATTGGTTTCGAAGTTAGTGACCAAAGAGGCATTGACTTAAGAATGATTGAATTAGATGGCACAAAAAACAAAACAAAATTGGGTGCAAATGCAATTCTTGGTGTTTCACTAGCAGTAGCTCGTGCCGCTGCAAATGAATGTGGTTTACCACTATACAAATACATCGGTGGAACAAATGCAAGAACATTGCCAGTGCCAATGTTAAATGTTATGAATGGTGGCGCTCACTCTTCAAACACTGTTGATATGCAAGAATTTATGATTATGCCAGTTGGTGCAAAATCATTTAGAGAAGCATTGCAAATGGCTAATAAGGTATTCCACAACCTAGGTAAACTTCTTAAAAAAGAACACGGAACAACTGTTGGTGATGAAGGTGGATATGCTCCAAACTTAAAATCACATGAAGAAGTTCTAGATTACATGGTTCAAGCAATTAAAGCTGCTGGACTTGTTCCTGCAACTTCAGGAGACAAAGCTGTTGCTATTGCGATGGATCCTGCCTCAAGTGAATTTTATGATGAAAAATCAAAAAAATATGTATTCAAAAAATTAAAACAAGCTATTGAAGAAAAACGTCCTGGTTTTGAACACCTAAAAGATGTTAAACTTGAATACACAACCGAAGAAATGGTTGATTATTATGAAAAACTAGTTAACCAATACCCTATCATTTCAATTGAAGACGGTTTAGCTGAAAGCGACTGAGATGGTTTCAAATTAATGAAAAAACGTCTAGGTGATAGATTACAAATCGTTGGAGATGACTTAACAGTTACAAACCAAGAAATTTTAAGAGAAGCAATCAAAAAAGATGTTATGAACTCAATTCTTATTAAATTAAACCAAATTGGTTCATTAACTGAAACATTAGACACAATGGAATTAGCTCATAAAGCTGGATTTACCTGTGTTGTATCACACCGTTCAGGTGAAACAGAAGACACAACAATAGCTGATCTTGCAGTTGCCTTAAATACTGGACAAATTAAAACAGGTTCACTATCTAGAACTGACCGTATTGCAAAATACAATAGACTACTTGAAATTGAAGATGAATTAGGTGAAACCTCAAAATTTGATGGGGATAAAACATATTTTAACCTAAAAAGACACGTTTAA
- the thiI gene encoding tRNA uracil 4-sulfurtransferase ThiI: MYTKILIRYGELTLKGKNRQNFIDILSRNVSSTLGEKPQSKYDRMFVSYSLDNLEKLGNVFGISSFSPVIEVENNIDEIFNAAKQLVSDDTQTFKVSARRSNKGFELNSSQINTKLGGFILSNFPSIKVDVHNPEKNINVEVREKSTFIFTETIRGLGGLPVGVSGRVLHLMSGGIDSPVAAFELMKRGLEVTFLSFISPPQTDERTVNKMKNLINVLSKYQQKSNLILIDYSQILNYISLVSNPSFKITLLRRSFYRLASMWADKQGYTALSNGENLGQVASQTLESLSVINDSSSKLVLRPLLTKDKVETIDIAKKIGTYEISIIPANETCELFAPKEPVTKPKLTQVERLENELSELKNFECNIIEKNVEIIKIK; encoded by the coding sequence ATGTACACAAAAATATTAATTAGATATGGTGAATTAACTTTAAAAGGGAAAAATAGACAAAATTTTATAGACATTTTATCAAGAAATGTTTCAAGCACCCTTGGTGAAAAACCACAATCAAAATATGATCGAATGTTTGTTAGTTATTCACTTGATAATCTTGAAAAACTTGGCAACGTCTTTGGAATAAGCTCATTTTCTCCTGTTATTGAAGTTGAAAATAATATTGATGAAATATTCAATGCAGCAAAACAATTAGTTTCTGACGATACACAAACATTTAAAGTATCAGCTCGAAGATCTAATAAAGGTTTTGAGCTTAATTCTTCCCAAATCAATACAAAATTAGGTGGATTCATACTATCAAATTTCCCATCAATAAAGGTTGATGTACACAATCCAGAAAAAAATATCAATGTTGAAGTAAGAGAAAAATCAACATTTATATTCACTGAAACAATCAGAGGTCTAGGCGGACTGCCTGTTGGTGTTTCAGGCAGGGTTTTACACTTGATGAGTGGCGGAATTGACTCACCAGTTGCCGCATTTGAGCTAATGAAGAGAGGGCTTGAAGTAACTTTTCTTTCATTTATTTCTCCACCCCAAACTGATGAACGAACTGTTAATAAAATGAAAAATCTAATAAATGTATTGAGTAAATACCAACAAAAATCAAACTTGATTTTAATTGATTATTCACAAATTCTAAATTACATCTCTCTTGTTTCAAACCCCTCTTTTAAAATAACGTTGCTAAGAAGAAGTTTTTATAGACTTGCGTCAATGTGAGCTGATAAACAAGGTTACACAGCTCTTTCAAATGGTGAAAATTTAGGACAGGTTGCTTCGCAAACTCTAGAGTCATTATCGGTAATAAATGACTCATCAAGCAAATTAGTTTTAAGACCATTACTAACAAAAGATAAGGTTGAAACTATTGATATTGCAAAAAAAATTGGCACTTATGAAATAAGTATCATTCCAGCAAATGAAACATGCGAGTTATTTGCTCCAAAAGAGCCGGTTACTAAACCTAAATTAACTCAAGTTGAGAGACTAGAAAATGAACTTTCTGAATTAAAAAATTTTGAATGTAATATAATTGAAAAAAATGTTGAAATTATCAAAATAAAATAA
- a CDS encoding aromatic motif membrane protein, with protein MKFKKILKTLITGSLISSPILITACNQQTTKMTPHIEKTNEKEKKWQLFLQYEYIDSLLKIVFGNNADQKAKYINEQKAIDDKHFSEIKEYLMYANNVTAFQRSEDLGKVLPLSKFRPKLSELFKQNWLWFLFNLDRFTFAHYETFDQFKADLEIHSLDIQKNSLDLGAFHRPKTNQALQHVMFENINEQNKEINFFILTGEGAILEIKLQKSMLNKEPNSLENNEQKINVEIFTYSHIYPKLFKNTEELEKFDLSKYVSALEMYRNVSGGRTPKILFDNEYGGEPLRFTIVDVDDAQNKKLEK; from the coding sequence ATGAAATTTAAAAAAATTCTAAAAACACTAATTACTGGTTCATTAATTAGTTCTCCAATCTTAATAACTGCTTGCAATCAGCAAACAACAAAAATGACGCCGCACATTGAAAAAACGAATGAAAAAGAAAAAAAATGGCAACTATTTTTACAATATGAATATATTGATTCACTTCTTAAAATAGTGTTTGGAAATAATGCTGATCAAAAAGCTAAATATATTAATGAACAAAAGGCAATAGATGACAAACACTTCTCAGAAATAAAAGAATATTTAATGTATGCAAACAACGTAACCGCTTTCCAAAGGTCAGAAGATTTAGGTAAAGTACTGCCGCTTTCTAAATTTAGACCAAAATTAAGTGAGTTATTTAAACAAAATTGACTTTGATTTTTGTTTAACCTAGATCGTTTCACCTTTGCACACTACGAAACATTTGACCAATTTAAAGCCGACTTAGAAATTCATAGTCTAGATATTCAAAAAAATTCGCTTGATTTAGGAGCATTCCATCGCCCTAAAACCAATCAAGCGCTTCAACACGTAATGTTTGAAAACATTAATGAACAAAACAAAGAAATTAATTTCTTTATATTAACTGGCGAAGGCGCAATACTTGAAATAAAACTACAAAAATCAATGCTTAATAAAGAACCCAATTCACTAGAAAATAATGAACAAAAAATAAATGTAGAAATATTTACTTATTCGCACATTTATCCTAAACTATTCAAAAATACTGAAGAATTGGAAAAATTTGATCTTTCAAAATATGTTTCTGCATTGGAAATGTATAGAAATGTATCGGGTGGTAGGACTCCTAAAATCTTGTTTGATAATGAATATGGTGGAGAGCCACTTAGATTCACAATTGTTGATGTGGATGATGCACAAAATAAAAAATTGGAAAAGTAA
- a CDS encoding signal peptidase II, giving the protein MNNQQQTKFQSFVQLFRDRFKNHKNKILINYAIFVGVCLIAILIDQLTKTFIFRWKDESKFEGDPTVIYQGAILGFRSVSHHGVTIIPDKSKLTIVLIQIISVLIFIALCFVPFFVDSKISVILFACIAAGDVGNMLDRFMFSGYVKDIVFAAFLEKWSGRELGTFNFADVFLVIGAVGLIIYFITEIIIEYIKEQKKNNYVSTNENIETTNVSNDDNKEA; this is encoded by the coding sequence ATGAATAATCAACAACAAACAAAATTTCAAAGTTTTGTGCAATTATTTAGAGACAGATTTAAAAATCATAAAAACAAAATATTGATTAATTATGCAATATTTGTTGGTGTTTGTTTAATCGCTATTTTAATTGACCAATTGACAAAAACATTCATTTTTAGGTGAAAAGATGAATCAAAATTTGAAGGCGATCCAACAGTAATTTACCAAGGAGCCATTTTAGGATTTCGCTCAGTATCACATCATGGTGTTACAATTATTCCTGATAAAAGTAAGCTAACAATTGTTTTAATCCAAATTATTAGTGTTTTAATTTTTATAGCTTTATGCTTTGTGCCATTTTTTGTAGATTCAAAAATTAGTGTAATTTTATTTGCATGCATTGCCGCTGGTGATGTTGGCAATATGCTTGACAGATTTATGTTTTCAGGCTACGTTAAAGATATAGTTTTTGCTGCTTTTCTTGAAAAATGAAGTGGTAGAGAACTAGGTACATTTAACTTTGCTGACGTATTTCTTGTGATTGGTGCTGTTGGATTAATAATTTACTTTATTACTGAAATTATTATTGAATACATCAAAGAGCAAAAGAAAAATAATTATGTTTCTACAAATGAAAATATCGAAACTACAAATGTTTCTAATGATGATAACAAAGAAGCCTAG